In Candidatus Zixiibacteriota bacterium, a single window of DNA contains:
- a CDS encoding PhoH family protein, giving the protein MSSETPVKLSRSYSIEGIDPRLLFGQNDVFLRIIENAFQANIIARGDSIVIEGDHNEVEKIIDLFDDLTTRIKQGNYLTEQYLNYSMEMVKEGKGGPAMAMAGDIIANGVLQKAIRPKTLGQKLYLNAIDENDIVFSIGPAGTGKTYLAVAVAVAALKEKSVKRIVLVRPAVEAGESLGFLPGDIRAKVDPYLRPVYDALHEMMPAEKIKKLIELGIIEIVPLAFMRGRTLNNTFVILDEGQNTTPAQMKMFLTRLGEGSRAIVTGDITQIDLDKNKLSGLVVIQKILAGIEGVKFVYLTDKDVVRHALVQKIIRAYERYEKRHRKE; this is encoded by the coding sequence ATGAGTTCCGAAACACCTGTTAAATTATCTCGTTCATATTCCATTGAAGGGATTGATCCCCGGCTATTATTCGGGCAGAACGATGTATTTTTAAGAATTATTGAAAATGCCTTCCAGGCCAATATAATCGCTCGCGGGGATAGTATTGTGATTGAGGGTGATCACAACGAGGTAGAAAAAATTATTGATCTTTTCGATGACCTGACCACCAGGATTAAACAGGGTAATTATCTAACCGAGCAGTACCTTAATTACTCGATGGAAATGGTCAAGGAGGGCAAGGGCGGACCGGCGATGGCCATGGCCGGGGATATTATCGCCAATGGCGTTCTCCAGAAGGCCATTCGACCGAAAACCCTGGGCCAGAAGTTGTACCTTAATGCCATCGATGAAAATGATATTGTTTTTTCCATCGGTCCGGCCGGAACCGGTAAAACATATCTGGCGGTGGCGGTGGCGGTGGCGGCGCTTAAGGAAAAGAGCGTCAAACGAATTGTCCTGGTTCGCCCGGCGGTCGAAGCCGGGGAATCGCTTGGTTTTCTTCCGGGGGATATCCGGGCCAAAGTGGATCCGTACCTGCGCCCGGTTTATGATGCTCTGCATGAAATGATGCCGGCGGAAAAAATCAAAAAATTAATCGAACTGGGAATCATAGAAATTGTCCCGCTGGCTTTCATGCGGGGTAGAACTCTCAACAATACTTTTGTTATTCTCGATGAGGGACAGAACACCACTCCCGCCCAGATGAAAATGTTCCTGACACGCCTCGGTGAGGGTTCGCGGGCGATTGTCACCGGCGATATCACCCAGATCGATTTGGATAAAAACAAGTTATCCGGACTGGTTGTTATCCAGAAAATCCTGGCTGGAATCGAGGGTGTCAAATTCGTATATCTTACGGACAAGGATGTCGTCCGTCATGCTCTGGTTCAAAAAATAATCCGGGCCTATGAGCGCTATGAAAAAAGACATCGGAAGGAGTAA
- the aspS gene encoding aspartate--tRNA ligase, giving the protein MNSFKDLKRTHTCGELSAQQVGMTVRLNGWVQEYRNLGGLLFIDVRDRYGLTQVVFNPEKTDREVFEQAGRARHEFVVAVEGVVRKRPEGTENKSMKTGEIEVAGSKFLILAESKTPPFEIVDNPDASEVLRLEYRFLDLRRKPLQDKIKIRHEVTMAVREFLSGQNFLEIETPLLMRSTPEGARDYVVPSRVQKGKFYALPQSPQLMKQILMVSCFDRYFQMARCLRDEDLRADRQPEHTQIDLEMTFVTRDDVFQVGEQMMTHVFDKVLGIKLETPFPRFDYCEVMNRWGIDKPDLRFGMELIDLTDVVKGCGFKVFADTIDHGGVVKALCLKGGANYSRKMIDDLTQYARNLGAGGLAYILRQADGDKSPIAKFIGEAIKDKICERTGAAAGDAVFIVSDKKLKTESILGQIRLRLGKENKLIEEGSWKFLWVTRFPLFEYNEDENRLDAMHNIVSMPLEEDLQYFMEADTTTLSISDVDHPLRKVRADQYDLVLNGTELASGSIRIHRSQLQRQVLNILGMSDERIDKAFGFLLKALDYGAPPHGGIAAGLDRIVAMMTGAEGIREVIAFPKTATAQSLMDGSPSDIDPEQLKELGLRFS; this is encoded by the coding sequence TTGAATTCATTCAAAGACCTTAAAAGAACGCATACATGCGGTGAACTGTCAGCCCAACAGGTCGGGATGACCGTCAGGCTTAATGGCTGGGTTCAGGAGTATCGTAATCTTGGCGGCCTGCTGTTTATAGATGTGCGGGATCGATATGGCTTGACCCAGGTAGTTTTCAATCCTGAGAAAACGGATCGTGAGGTTTTCGAACAGGCAGGGCGGGCCCGGCATGAATTCGTCGTTGCGGTCGAAGGCGTGGTGAGAAAGCGCCCCGAGGGGACGGAGAATAAAAGTATGAAAACGGGCGAAATAGAAGTCGCCGGCAGTAAATTTCTTATTTTGGCGGAATCCAAAACCCCGCCGTTCGAGATTGTCGATAATCCCGATGCCAGTGAGGTTTTGCGGCTGGAATACCGTTTTCTGGATTTGCGCCGCAAACCGCTGCAGGATAAAATAAAAATCCGTCATGAGGTGACGATGGCGGTCAGGGAATTTCTTTCGGGGCAGAATTTCCTGGAAATCGAGACCCCTTTATTAATGCGTTCCACTCCGGAAGGAGCTCGTGACTATGTGGTGCCGAGTCGGGTCCAGAAGGGTAAATTCTATGCCCTGCCGCAGTCGCCGCAGTTAATGAAACAGATTCTGATGGTTTCCTGTTTCGATCGCTATTTTCAAATGGCACGCTGTCTTCGGGATGAAGATCTCCGGGCCGATCGCCAACCGGAACATACGCAGATTGACCTGGAAATGACCTTTGTCACCCGCGATGATGTTTTTCAGGTGGGCGAACAAATGATGACTCACGTATTTGATAAGGTCCTGGGCATCAAACTGGAAACACCGTTTCCGCGTTTTGACTATTGCGAAGTCATGAATCGGTGGGGAATAGATAAACCCGATCTTCGATTCGGGATGGAACTGATTGATTTAACCGACGTGGTCAAAGGTTGTGGTTTTAAGGTGTTTGCCGATACAATCGATCATGGGGGAGTGGTTAAGGCTCTTTGCCTGAAAGGCGGGGCGAATTATTCACGAAAGATGATCGATGATCTGACTCAGTATGCCAGAAATCTGGGAGCCGGGGGACTGGCCTATATTTTAAGGCAGGCGGATGGAGATAAATCGCCGATTGCCAAGTTTATCGGGGAGGCGATCAAGGATAAAATATGTGAGCGGACCGGGGCTGCGGCCGGCGATGCCGTGTTCATTGTTTCCGATAAGAAACTTAAAACGGAAAGCATCCTGGGTCAGATCAGGCTCCGGCTGGGGAAAGAGAATAAACTGATTGAAGAGGGAAGCTGGAAATTTCTGTGGGTAACCCGATTTCCTCTATTTGAATACAACGAGGATGAAAATCGCCTGGATGCCATGCATAATATTGTATCCATGCCGCTGGAGGAAGATTTGCAGTATTTTATGGAAGCCGACACAACCACTCTGTCGATCAGTGATGTCGATCATCCTTTACGCAAAGTTCGAGCCGACCAATATGATCTGGTTCTCAACGGAACGGAGCTGGCCTCGGGCAGTATTCGTATTCACCGTTCGCAACTTCAACGGCAGGTTCTCAATATTCTGGGGATGTCCGATGAACGGATCGACAAGGCCTTTGGATTTCTCCTCAAAGCTCTTGATTATGGGGCACCGCCGCACGGCGGTATTGCCGCCGGACTTGATCGCATCGTCGCTATGATGACCGGTGCGGAGGGTATTCGCGAGGTTATTGCTTTTCCCAAGACCGCCACGGCCCAATCACTCATGGATGGCTCGCCTTCGGATATCGATCCCGAGCAGCTCAAAGAGTTGGGCTTGCGCTTTTCATAA
- a CDS encoding PTS sugar transporter subunit IIA yields MNISRYLKEDLIELDFRVELEPSPEEGNSDRLKIRNKEHILRALVNILIRSGKTGNDTKLLNDFINRERKATTAIGEGIAFPHVRTMQAKNFIIGFARSIDGYEFDSPDAGLTHLFFIMAAPPYDDDLYLRVFKALSENLQYESFRHELMDAARPYDIIRAFKNVE; encoded by the coding sequence ATGAATATCTCGAGATATTTAAAAGAGGATTTGATCGAACTCGATTTTCGGGTTGAACTGGAGCCATCCCCCGAAGAGGGCAACTCCGACAGGTTGAAAATACGTAATAAAGAGCATATTCTCAGGGCGCTGGTCAATATCCTGATTCGATCCGGGAAAACCGGCAATGACACCAAACTCCTCAATGACTTTATCAATCGAGAGCGAAAAGCGACAACGGCCATTGGTGAAGGAATTGCTTTCCCTCACGTCCGTACCATGCAGGCTAAAAATTTTATAATCGGCTTTGCCCGATCGATCGATGGATACGAATTCGACTCACCCGATGCCGGCCTGACTCATCTCTTCTTTATCATGGCCGCCCCGCCGTACGATGACGATCTCTATTTGAGGGTTTTCAAGGCACTATCCGAAAATCTGCAGTATGAAAGCTTCCGCCACGAATTAATGGATGCCGCCAGGCCCTATGATATAATCCGGGCTTTCAAGAATGTCGAGTGA
- a CDS encoding YbhB/YbcL family Raf kinase inhibitor-like protein: MQLTSSNFKPGEKIPVKFTCDSSDISPELRFLNIPEGTKSLALICDDPDAPVGTWVHWVIFNIPPDLDGLAEKVPTDKNPRVGSDSSYRAIQGINDFGRFGYGGPCPPRGKAHRYFFKLYALDIAIEFDAKAIEKGISAANLMSGMKGHIIEETSLMGLYGRR; encoded by the coding sequence ATGCAATTAACCAGTTCCAATTTTAAACCGGGTGAGAAAATTCCGGTGAAATTCACCTGCGACAGCAGTGATATCTCACCGGAATTGCGTTTCCTGAATATTCCCGAAGGGACCAAATCACTCGCCCTGATATGTGATGATCCCGATGCCCCGGTTGGAACCTGGGTTCACTGGGTGATATTCAATATTCCGCCCGATCTGGATGGTCTGGCGGAAAAGGTTCCTACGGATAAAAATCCCCGGGTCGGGTCCGATTCATCATATCGGGCGATTCAGGGGATAAATGATTTCGGTCGATTCGGATATGGGGGACCATGTCCGCCCCGAGGCAAGGCCCATCGTTATTTCTTTAAATTATACGCTCTGGATATTGCAATCGAATTCGATGCCAAGGCTATTGAAAAAGGTATTTCGGCGGCGAATTTAATGTCTGGAATGAAAGGGCATATAATTGAGGAAACCAGTTTGATGGGATTGTATGGGAGACGGTGA
- a CDS encoding slipin family protein has product MQAAVLGFIIFFALIILTNAIRILKEYERGVIFRLGRLIGAKGPGIILLIPMVDRMTRVDLRTITFDVPPQDVITRDNVSVKVNAVVYFRVMDPNKAIVAVANYFEATSQIAQTTLRSVLGQVDLDELLSNREKINQELQKIIDHQTEPWGIKVSVVEVKNVDLPPEMTRAIARQAEAERERRSKVIHAEGEFQASKQLSEAAKVIAQAPGAMQLRYMQTLTEISVNKGSTIVFPLPIELMEAFIRKAVDKPATS; this is encoded by the coding sequence ATGCAAGCGGCCGTATTAGGATTTATAATATTTTTTGCTCTGATAATACTGACTAATGCCATACGGATACTCAAGGAATACGAACGGGGCGTAATTTTTCGGCTGGGGCGTTTAATCGGTGCCAAAGGCCCGGGAATCATTTTGCTTATCCCGATGGTTGATCGCATGACCCGGGTCGATTTGCGAACGATTACTTTCGATGTCCCGCCGCAGGATGTCATCACGCGCGATAACGTCTCGGTCAAAGTGAATGCCGTCGTTTATTTCAGGGTAATGGATCCCAATAAGGCCATCGTGGCGGTGGCCAATTATTTCGAGGCCACTTCCCAGATTGCCCAGACCACTCTGCGGTCGGTGTTGGGACAGGTTGATCTTGATGAACTGTTGTCCAACCGGGAGAAAATCAACCAGGAATTACAGAAGATAATCGATCATCAGACTGAACCATGGGGGATTAAAGTCTCGGTGGTGGAAGTCAAGAATGTCGATTTACCGCCCGAGATGACACGAGCCATCGCCCGCCAGGCCGAAGCCGAGCGGGAACGGCGTTCCAAGGTCATTCATGCCGAGGGCGAATTCCAGGCCTCGAAGCAGTTATCCGAGGCGGCCAAGGTTATTGCCCAGGCGCCGGGAGCGATGCAACTCAGGTATATGCAGACTCTTACGGAAATATCGGTCAACAAAGGTTCAACCATTGTTTTTCCGCTGCCCATTGAATTGATGGAGGCGTTTATCAGGAAGGCGGTTGACAAGCCAGCCACGTCATGA
- a CDS encoding nodulation protein NfeD codes for MTNKFIMILMTVLLVWVVSVSADSLSQDTAATTNETQESDLVLLLDIEGPVGTVTADRVMDAVARAEEEAADLLVIRMDTPGGFTAAMWPITKLILNSHVPVAVYIAPAGSKAASAGMYITYAAHIAAMAPGTNIGAAHVVSGSGETIDSVLSEKIMNDAVASLKAMAERYGRNAEWAEEAARRSVSITSSEALEKNVINLIADNLDDLLKQTNGMEVNTVYGKKIIKTAHPVIEPIKKTFIQTLLDIISSPNVVFILFSLGGLGITLELYNPGSILPGVVGGICLILAFYGMRTLPINYAGVLLIIFAIILFLLEIKIVSHGLLTIGGVISLIMGGLMLIDTADPELKVSKTIVISVALVVGGFTALAFILAYKARVSKPTTGAEGLVGEAGTVKSKIDGTGYVYLAGELWEATADEIIEESARVVVLEVKNLKIKVKRA; via the coding sequence ATGACTAACAAATTTATTATGATTTTAATGACTGTTCTTCTTGTTTGGGTTGTTTCGGTATCAGCCGATTCTCTTTCACAGGATACCGCGGCAACTACCAATGAGACGCAGGAATCCGACCTGGTCCTATTGCTTGATATCGAAGGGCCCGTGGGCACCGTGACGGCTGATCGGGTGATGGATGCGGTCGCTCGGGCGGAAGAAGAAGCGGCCGATTTACTGGTGATCAGGATGGATACCCCGGGCGGGTTTACGGCCGCAATGTGGCCGATTACCAAATTGATTTTAAATTCCCACGTTCCGGTGGCGGTCTATATCGCCCCGGCGGGTTCCAAAGCGGCCTCGGCCGGGATGTATATTACCTATGCGGCCCATATAGCGGCCATGGCCCCGGGGACCAATATCGGGGCGGCTCATGTTGTTTCCGGGTCGGGGGAGACAATCGACTCAGTATTATCAGAGAAAATAATGAATGATGCCGTAGCCTCGCTTAAGGCTATGGCGGAACGGTATGGCCGTAATGCCGAATGGGCCGAAGAAGCGGCCCGAAGGTCAGTGTCAATCACCAGTTCCGAGGCGCTTGAGAAAAACGTTATTAATCTGATAGCGGATAACCTGGATGACTTGTTGAAGCAAACCAATGGTATGGAAGTCAACACTGTTTACGGGAAGAAAATAATCAAAACCGCACATCCGGTTATTGAGCCGATTAAGAAAACCTTTATCCAGACTCTTCTGGATATTATCTCTTCACCCAATGTGGTTTTTATCCTGTTTTCGCTGGGTGGCCTGGGAATCACTCTTGAATTATATAATCCGGGGTCAATTTTGCCCGGGGTGGTTGGCGGAATCTGCCTGATTCTGGCTTTTTACGGGATGAGGACTCTGCCCATTAATTATGCCGGTGTTCTACTCATTATATTTGCCATAATACTATTTTTACTGGAGATAAAAATCGTGAGTCACGGATTGTTGACTATCGGCGGGGTAATATCCCTGATTATGGGCGGTTTGATGCTGATTGATACCGCCGACCCGGAACTGAAAGTATCCAAAACCATTGTTATTTCGGTGGCCCTGGTCGTCGGCGGCTTCACCGCGCTGGCCTTCATTTTGGCCTACAAGGCGCGGGTGTCGAAACCGACCACAGGGGCAGAAGGACTGGTGGGAGAGGCGGGGACGGTTAAAAGTAAAATCGATGGTACCGGTTATGTTTATCTGGCCGGGGAGTTATGGGAGGCGACGGCGGATGAGATAATCGAGGAGAGCGCCCGCGTTGTGGTTCTGGAAGTTAAAAATCTGAAAATTAAAGTGAAAAGAGCATAA
- a CDS encoding amidohydrolase: MKKNRLYYNGMIYTQAGEGDVTDSMAITGKTIAAVGRSLQYDNDFRHFEKIDLKKHAVIPGLVDAHTHIYFMALSLRNARLDGLTSIEEVLDAIATHSRKLGPEEWVTGEGFSPDRWKKYIVPDRTMLDRVTTGRPAAIFSKDTHLMWANSKALEIAGIDSRTPDPAGGRIERTADGEPTGILKEIPAYMKVLKHMKEPPPAMAQRLFNRVIEDAHKKGVTGVHSFDGPEAFYFFQRLLEVGKLGLRISYYAPSSYLSELRKRKLNYGYGNDYLRLSGVKLFADGALGSQTALCFNRYLGSKDNFGVEVKSIEAMVSLIKGAARLGLPCAIHAIGDKAVANVLDAFEQASSALIPRRSRIEHLQMIRRCDIPRLKKLGLTASMQPSHCPSDIRLIEKYWGKRGRNCYIFKTLLENSISLAFGSDAPIERLDPLTGIENAVNRRAPGIKGVFYPEERINVAQAIFGFTAGPAYAVEQEFECGFLLPGYKADFVVLTDNPYTATRSRLAGIEIEATIFDGHPVYLNPDSKLLI; encoded by the coding sequence TTGAAAAAGAATAGACTGTACTATAATGGCATGATATATACTCAAGCCGGGGAAGGAGATGTTACCGATTCGATGGCGATAACGGGAAAGACAATCGCCGCGGTCGGACGCAGTTTGCAGTACGATAACGATTTTCGCCACTTCGAGAAAATTGATCTTAAAAAACATGCCGTCATTCCCGGTCTGGTTGATGCTCATACCCATATTTATTTCATGGCCCTTTCACTTCGTAATGCTCGACTGGATGGGTTGACATCAATTGAGGAAGTCCTGGATGCTATCGCCACCCATAGCCGGAAGCTGGGGCCGGAAGAATGGGTTACCGGTGAAGGGTTTTCGCCGGATCGATGGAAGAAATATATTGTGCCCGACCGTACTATGCTCGATCGTGTGACGACGGGGAGACCGGCGGCGATTTTTTCCAAAGATACTCATTTAATGTGGGCCAACTCGAAAGCGCTGGAAATAGCGGGTATTGATTCCCGAACGCCCGATCCCGCAGGCGGTCGGATCGAGCGGACGGCCGATGGCGAACCGACCGGAATTTTAAAAGAAATACCGGCCTATATGAAGGTTCTCAAGCATATGAAAGAACCACCGCCGGCAATGGCTCAGCGGCTATTTAACCGGGTAATTGAAGATGCCCATAAGAAAGGCGTCACCGGGGTTCATTCCTTTGATGGTCCTGAGGCTTTCTATTTTTTCCAAAGGCTGTTGGAAGTAGGCAAACTTGGTTTGAGAATAAGTTATTATGCGCCGTCAAGTTACCTTTCTGAATTGAGAAAGCGCAAACTCAATTATGGATATGGAAATGATTACCTGCGTCTATCCGGAGTAAAGTTATTCGCTGACGGTGCCCTGGGAAGTCAAACCGCCCTTTGTTTTAACAGGTATTTGGGATCTAAAGATAATTTTGGGGTTGAGGTAAAATCGATAGAGGCGATGGTTTCGCTGATTAAAGGCGCGGCCAGGTTAGGTCTTCCATGCGCCATTCATGCTATCGGCGATAAGGCTGTCGCCAATGTTCTCGATGCATTCGAGCAGGCTTCATCGGCATTAATCCCGCGCCGTAGTCGTATCGAACACCTGCAGATGATCCGGCGGTGCGATATCCCGCGTCTGAAAAAACTGGGATTGACAGCCTCGATGCAACCGTCGCACTGCCCCTCGGATATCAGATTGATCGAAAAATACTGGGGGAAACGGGGGCGTAACTGCTATATCTTTAAGACCTTGCTTGAAAACAGCATTTCGCTGGCCTTTGGGTCCGATGCACCGATTGAGCGGCTGGATCCTCTGACCGGGATAGAAAATGCGGTCAATCGCCGGGCGCCGGGTATTAAAGGGGTTTTTTATCCTGAGGAACGAATAAATGTGGCACAGGCGATTTTCGGTTTCACCGCCGGGCCGGCTTATGCGGTCGAGCAGGAATTTGAGTGCGGTTTCTTACTGCCCGGTTATAAAGCCGATTTCGTAGTTCTGACAGATAATCCCTATACCGCTACCCGCTCGAGATTGGCTGGTATTGAAATCGAGGCAACCATTTTTGACGGGCATCCGGTTTATCTCAATCCGGATTCAAAATTACTCATTTAA